Proteins co-encoded in one Capsicum annuum cultivar UCD-10X-F1 chromosome 9, UCD10Xv1.1, whole genome shotgun sequence genomic window:
- the LOC107853300 gene encoding rho-associated protein kinase 2 isoform X2, with amino-acid sequence MESRHATLGRRTLEEIRQKRAAERLSKTSSGPDLTKSSNTNEVFGIKKSESATRLSENDITGLVSQLKVVQKNNAELDEENRALASKLQAKEVENNMVQKQLNDLEQNTIPSLRKALKDVAMEKDAAVVAREDLSALLRTIKKRLKEVEEEQYRAEEDAAALRAELNSLQQQAMTSPVSGLTSMNFPPDHMHAMEKELANLKSQLEQVTLLRQQEKQQLTEEKAHVAALSSQKQDLEEKLAVMSKKVSDEVTGEASQTFSEEDKVRLEKQLHDMAVAIERLESSRQKLLMEIDSQSSEIERLFEENSNLLSAHQEALGVAVQWENQLTDWRKVYVHRSLIRLVPKSVYNCKRVSGEELANKSSNLLTLKTK; translated from the exons ATGGAGTCTCGTCACGCAACCCTTGGTCGTCGAACG TTGGAAGAAATTCGTCAAAAGAGAGCAGCTGAAAGACTAAGCAAAACGTCTTCTGGACCAGATCTTACCAAATCTTCAAACACTAATG AGGTTTTTGGGATTAAGAAGTCTGAGAGTGCAACTCGCCTATCAGAG AATGATATCACTGGCTTAGTTTCTCAATTGAAAGTTGTGCAAAAAAATAACGCCGAACTAGACGAAGAAAATAGAGCACTGGCCTCAAAG CTTCAGGCAAAGGAAGTTGAGAACAACATGGTGCAAAAGCAGCTTAATGATCTG GAGCAAAACACCATACCATCATTACGAAAAGCACTCAAGGATGTTGCCATGGAAAAGGATGCAGCAGTTGTTGCACGA GAGGATCTTTCAGCTCTGCTTCGTACAATTAAGAAACGTTTGAAGGAAGTAGAAGAGGAACAGTATCGG GCTGAAGAGGATGCGGCAGCTCTAAGAGCGGAACTTAACTCATTACAGCAGCAAGCAATGACCAGTCCTGTTAGTGGTCTAACTTCAATGAATTTTCCGCCAGATCATATGCATGCTATGGAGAAGGAGCTAGCAAATCTGAAGTCTCAATTAGAG CAAGTGACCCTGTTGAGGCAACAAGAAAAACAACAGTTAACGGAGGAGAAAGCGCATGTAGCTGCACTAAGTTCTCAGAAGCAGGATTTGGAAGAGAAGCTTGCTGTCATGTCCAAAAAGGTCTCAG ATGAAGTCACCGGAGAGGCATCCCAGACATTCTCAGAG GAAGACAAGGTGAGGCTTGAAAAGCAATTACATGATATGGCAGTTGCTATTGAAAGATTGGAAAGTAGCCGGCAGAAACTTCTAATGGAG ATTGATTCACAATCCTCAGAGATAGAGAGGCTATTCGAGGAAAATTCTAATCTTTTGTCCGCTCATCAAGAAGCTCTAGGGGTGGCAGTGCAGTGGGAGAATCAG TTGACAGATTGGAGGAAGGTTTATGTGCATCGTTCTCTCATAAGGTTGGTACCAAAAAGTGTGTATAATTGCAAAAGAGTTTCCGGGGAAGAACTAGCCAATAAATCCAGCAATTTGTTAACCCTCAAAACCAAATAG